A part of Cryptococcus neoformans var. grubii H99 chromosome 6, complete sequence genomic DNA contains:
- a CDS encoding fungal specific transcription factor: protein MIGSKRKRVSRACDRCHKLGNKCSPSETPPLCQPCIDYGQKCTYDRPQGRRGAPPKNAPLQPAPPSIRASITSERIATTNIDLDTTLQLAEVYRMTVYPVYCFFHWPTFIDHVKARRQDNDRSFQASVLAVCAVAAARLRDGACNELLKVWSPPSSQSDSSAITDIAILSNVHGLRSAALSSISSRASVSEPEFDDLRATALLAILGIQNGDFDQLQIMLGQYHGMSAQLAFHDESQWPEGLEKWEVQERRCLYWSIYTLDVFASSVWGSVIRHRSCQSFVSYPDHRLDDALSLSPTLAGELDTVNWIQGWNTVTDLYRAMEKIMDAAAYQNQRAAPHRPPDLPIPFGRPALSVIESWPVIRDRYDALPSVFKETKPLTGDFVDNVCSFQAANLSVTLQAVRMAIACCQPMSMADRCQIAGELLDVLANIPTAYMQLISAPFLHQLSAVGSLLGSVVQGPLTIHTYLHIRQILLSFANLLACLETPFIPRGGISERLLKHIARIDLFMQSTVDRKPDHHIFRGGSPTASYPSRARTNTAPQPNPQINGPNPPKIDVVSRAEKPVDKSGSELLFASSLISSSISQPAFEAIRQTGYDDTVFTLPDDLISYWPLDADQQSIFDSFFAPHNSFT, encoded by the exons ACTCGGGAATAAG TGTTCGCCCTCAGAGACCCCACCGTTATGTCAGCCGTGCATTGATTACGGGCAAAAATGCACGTACGATCGACctcaaggaagaaggggg GCTCCTCCAAAAAATGCACCACTACAGCCAGCTCCGCCATCCATTCGTGCAAGCATTACCAGCGAACGGATAGCTACCACCAACATAGATCTTGACACCACCCTGCAGCTTGCGGAGGTGTACCGGATGACCGTCTATCCAGT GTATTGCTTCTTTCACTGGCCAACCTTCATTGATCACGTCAAGGCGCGCCGTCAGGATAACGATAGATCCTTCCAAGCATCCGTTTTGGCCGTCTGTGCGGTGGCAGCAGCGCGTCTGCGCGATGGAGCATGCAACGAGCTACTCAAGGTCTGGTCCCCACCTTCCAGCCAGTCAGACTCAAGCGCAATCACCGATATAGCGATACTATCGAACGTCCACGGCCTCCGAAGCGCCGCTTTGTCTAGCATATCCTCGCGCGCCTCAGTTAGCGAACCGGAATTTGACGATTTGAGAGCAACAGCTTTACTGGCGATTCTGGGTATACAGAATGGGGATTTCGACCAACTGCAGATCATGCTCGGGCAGTATCATGGGATGTCGGCGCAATTGGCCTTTCACGATGAGTCACAGTGGCCGGAGGGGCTGGAAAAATGGGAAGTACAGGAGAGGAGGTGTTTG TACTGGTCAATATATACGCTCGATGTCTTCGCGTCATCCGTTTGGGGCAGTGTGATCCGTCATCGAAGCTGCCAGAGCTTCGTCTCATACCCAGATCACCGACTGGACGACGCCTTATCTCTATCGCCTACGTTGGCAGGCGAGCTGGATACCGTGAACTGGATACAGGGGTGGAATACTGTGACCGATTTGTACCGCGCCATGGAGAAGATAATGGATGCTGCAGCCTATCAAAATCAACGGGCCGCCCCACATAGGCCACCAGATCTACCAATTCCATTTGGCCGTCCTGCGCTTTCCGTCATCGAGTCTTGGCCAGTCATCAGGGATAGATACGACGCGTTGCCATCGGTGTTCAAGGAGACGAAGCCATTGACGGGAGATTTTGTCGACAATGTCTGTAGCTTTCAAGCGGCGAATTTGAGCGTCACGCTACAG GCTGTTCGGATGGCAATCGCTTGCTGCCAGCCAATGAGTATGGCAGATCGATGTCAGATCGCAGGCGAGCTGCTGGACGTTCTGGCGAATATACCCACAGCGTACATGCAGTTGATCAGCGCGCCATTC CTTCATCAGCTATCGGCGGTCGGCAGTCTTTTGGGGAGCGTGGTACAGGGTCCTCTGACCATCCACACGTACCTTCATATCCGCCAGATCCT TTTGTCATTCGCAAACTTACTTGCCTGTCTCGAGACTCCTTTTATCCCCCGAGGGGGGATCAGCGAGCGGCTTCTTAAGCATATCGCCCGAATCGATCTCTTCATGCAATCAACGGTTGACCGAAAACCGGACCATCACATTTTTCGGGGTGGATCGCCCACAGCATCCTACCCCTCTCGGGCGAGAACAAACACTGCACCACAGCCTAATCCACAAATCAACGGTCCAAATCCGCCCAAAATTGATGTTGTCAGTCGTGCAGAAAAACCAGTGGACAAAAGTGGCTCTGAATTGCTATTTGCTTCCTCATTAATCAGTAGCTCGATTTCTCAGCCTGCATTTGAAGCCATAAGGCAGACAGGTTATGACGATACGGTCTTCACCCTTCCAGATGATCTTATCAGTTACTGGCCTTTGGATGCAGACCAGCAGAGTATATTTGATAGCTTCTTTGCCCCTCACAATAGTTTCACATGA